acctcgtcagttccggacaccttgccgagcacaaacttcatgattaggtcggcggcgagagcaaacctctcctttaggtggtatttgcggagggcagaggatgctctgggtggtgcagtcgctagtcggattttctcccagaaggcttgcttgtctaagtcgtaatccgatagatgcttgactgcttcctccgatgacgcgaaatcaaatgccgctctgaggtcacctacagatgttgtgatgggaaaatcattaaagcggctctcgattttacccttcgtgaccttggcatttgcgaaccattctgtgaagtcgagggggtgaacggtcccgtagtcgtgcgtcatgtatttcatcagtcctgctttctcaaacttcttcaggactttttccgccatttttggattaggggagttggtgatgaagccgtttctgtcaaggatactcctcgccttgacttgtttgatttgagagcgaatgtgtagcaactccctctgatatgcgtcagaagatgaggttgatgtagaggattgggacgccattgatgaaggttagatgttttggagggaatgtatactgcgtttaggatttggggattttgggtaaacggttttagtactgcgtttaggatttggggattttgggtaaacggttttagctttgcgtttaggatttggggattttgggtaaacggttttagcttgaagtttaggatttggggattttgggtaaacggttttagcttgaatcctaggatttggggattttgggtaaacggttttagcttgaatccggggatttggggattttgggtaaacggttttagcttgaatccgggtaaagaagaaggatttggcttttatatcgtgtggattcgggttggatatatgggcagggttgagagcttgacccaaggaaggataccggttttctttaaagaagtaaaaggtcagaaatacccctagtaacggtcagagtatatgaaaaataagggtatttttggtaatttaacagagcggttttaggttcaagatagtggggtattaaagaatagtaattatatgagcatgctcccacttatcacgagaagatttttaaatatggaaaaccgtcagtaaccggtgcccacatggctagcattaatatccaaagttagccgtttcccctcatatattcgttgaacttatcggattcacctctcgaaggtgaattgtcttccacatgagtttaaggatcttccccctgagtgattgatccctaaacctccttattcctccgtcttgatctggttaaggatcttccccctgagtgattgatccctaaccctccttattcctccgttcagagatatcagtttgttatctttcgaagtgacctctcgaactacccttcttcgagacataacgtatatagacaaactgatcgggtgacctctcgaactatctttcgaacacagattgcgagagaaacaagtttgattcatctaaaagatatcacttggaacatatccttaagttcatttagtgatttccagatacattacatatgaatcaatatcctattagattccttagaaacttttgtttggccttggtcagcctaataggaatctatcgttaaagcaggaactagtcatctaaagtcctatttgtctaataacagaactaggggtggctatttccttttcttgttcttctctccggagctgcttactgtagttgggagtgaccatcttcatcgctaatcctcttaaggtctttggattaggtatgatcacccctttgactgcttcTGACCTCAGAATACTATGTCATGACGCAAACTCCTCAAGTAATGGTGACCCCTCAAATTCCTGTTGTAGAACAGCAGCAACCGGTAGCTCAACCTTCCCAAAGGCAGTCGCATTTGCCACCCTGAGATCGTGATTCAGAAGAGATTCAATCAGCAGATTGGTCGCGAATACCCGACTAAGAAGAACGTCAAGATCATAGTTAACCTGATGCTGCTCAACGTAGGAGTGCTTTTGATCGCATTCGGAAGAGTGCTAGGTCTCGATTGGGTACTCAAGATGACCAGGACCAACCGAGGCAAAGATCACGAAAGACTACAGAAACGGAGAGAAGCAGCACTGGGAGCGCGTCGCGATCCAGAGGGGAAGACAGGACAGGCCGACTGGCCGGTCGGGTGGGTGACCGACCGAACAAGAGGGAGCAACATCCAAGCAGGGAGGATAGTCCCCGTCGTCAGTTGGCTAGGATGCAAGAAAGAATCGACCGCTTACAACGTGAACTTCGTGAGAAGAATAACTCAAATAAAGAGTCTCCCAGTCCACTGATCGCCACACCCTTCACTAACGATGTCATGAGCACGCATTACTCACAAGATCTTAGGATCCCGATGATGCGTACCTACATCGGTCGGTCTGACCCTCAAGAACACATCGACATGTACtatggcaacatgttgatgttgggagtGAATGATGCAGTCATATACATAGCTTTCTTCGCCACTTTGGCAGGCAAAGCGGCCGAGTGGTTCAGGGAGTTGGAACCTTGATTGATTGGAAACTTCAGCCAGCTAGTTGACAAGTTCGTGAGGCGTTTCGTAGTCAGCAGATCGAAAAAGAAGCCCTACACTTATCTGAATGGAGTTAAGCAGGACCCGGGGGAGACCTTGTCCGCTTTCTAGCACAAATGGGATCGTGATATTGACCAAGTAGAACCAATGGAAGACCAGGCGGCAATCCACGCTCTCCTCACGTTACTCCGTTCTGGGCCACTCTACTACGACCTCGTTGTCCATCCCCCCAAAACTTACAAAGAGGCCATTACTCGGGCCAGGCACCATGCGGACGCTATAAAGGCTAACATGGCGAATACACGAGAAGAGCAGCCGATCGGTCGGGATAAAGGTCATGACCCAAGAAGAGATCGACAGCGTTTTAAGCAACGTGCCCGACAAGAGGATGGACCACGATTCACCCCGTTAACCAAACCCCTAGTGGAGGTCTTGCAATATGCCGAGCAATGCAACCTGGTCCATCCACCCGATCCGGTACCCGAAGGACCAGATAAGAACAAGTACTGTGTTTTTCACAAAACGAAGGGTCATGAGACAGCGGAGTGCATCGCCCTACGTCTGGTCATTGAGCAACTCATTCAAAATGGAGAATTGGAGCAGTTCGTAAAGAAAGACGAACGTGACAAAGGAAAGTTCAAAAAGAACGTTTGGAAGAGGAACCCCAAGGGGCAATCGAATGCGCCCGGTCTGCACGGGTTAAGTGACGACAAGGCGGCTGGAAAGAAGCCAGTTATTCATGTTATCTATGGAGGACCAGAAGGAGGAGACTCTTCTCGCCAAAGAAAGCAATGGGCGAGAAATTTGTACGTCGGGTCGGTCCACTCGGAACCCCGGGAGAAGAAGAAACGTGTAGAGCTGATATTCTTCACTGACGAAGATCTTCCTATCCACGGGGAAGCCCACAACGACTCACTCGTCATCACAATGGACATCAATGGGACGAACGTCCAAAGAATACTAGTTGACACGGGAAGTTCagtaaatattttatacttCGACGTCTTCACCCAACTAGGTCTGTCGACTGACCAGTTGACCCCCATATGGACCCCGCTGTCTGGTTTCACAGGCGACTCCATAGAGGCAGAAGGAGTGATTAGTTTGAATGTGGAGTTACGCACCCAACCAAATGTCTTGATGACTACCATGGAGTTCGTGGTGGTCAAGTTGAAATGTATTCACAATGCAATACTTGGTCGACCCGGCATTTCCCAAGCAGCCGCTGTCATATCAATGAATCACTTGTGCATGAAACTCCACACACCCAATGGGATCGGAGTGGTTCGAGGAGACCAGCGAGCGGCCCGTCAGTGCTACGTGCATGCAGTGAAGCAGTCCGATCGCGAGGATGCAAGGATTCACACCATCTCTCAACAAGTCGACCAAGGAGAAGTCAAAGAGAAGCCGCAACCAGCTTCGAAAGTAGAGGAGATCATGCTCAACCCTAGCCGGCCAGAGCGGGTGGTCAAGATCGATCGGAACCTCCTGGCCGGCCTACGGGAGGACATTATCAAAGTTTtacaaaagtttaaaaatatcTTCGCTTAGGGACCGGAGGACATGCCTGGTGTCGACCGGTCGGTCATATATCACCGATTATCCATCCAACCGAGTTTCAAACTGGTCAAGCAAAAGAAGAGACACAAGACCGCCACCCTCTTGGCAGTCGGGCACATCCGAGAGGTCCTTTACCCGGAGTGGTTGGCCAACGTAGTCTTGGCACCTAAACCACCTACATGGAGAATGTGCGTAGACTACACTGATTTAAACAAGGCATGTCCGAAGGATCCATATCCCTTACCAAATCCcgaccagatggttgatgaGACGGCCGGGTGTGAGCTGCTAAGTTTTATGGACGCCTTCAAAGGCTACCATCAAATTTTTATGAGCAAAGAAGAcgaagagaagactgctttcatAACCCAAGATGGAGTATTTTGTTACGTGGTGATGGCGTTCGGTCTACGAAACTCCGGAGCCACCTATCAGAGGATGGTGAACAAGTTGTTCAAAGGATTGCTCGGGTGGACCATGGAGGCGTATGTGGATGCCATTCTCGTCAAGAGACGATCGAAAGAAACTCATCCTACCGACCTGGCACGGGCATTCCGggtgatggaaactttcaacCTTCGTTTGAACCCAAGTAAGTGTGCTTTTGTTGTCTAGACGGGAAAATTCTTACGGTTCATGATGACGGGGCGGAGGATCGAGCCAAACCCGAGAAAGTCAGATCGATCATGGAGATGCAACCCCCCCAGTCGGTTAAAGACGTTCAACGACTGACCAGTCGACTAGCAGCACTCAGTCTTTTCCTGTCTAAATCAGCTGAGAAATCTCTACCTTTCTTTCAAATACTGAAGAAGTCTAATGGGTTCGAATGGACACCAACATGTCAATCGGCGTTCGACGACCTGAAGGCCTACTTGAGTTCATCACCAGTTTTGTCCAAGCTGGAGAAAGATGAGACACTTTCCATCTACTTGGTAGTGTCTGACCGGGCGGTCCGTTCAGTGCTCGTACGGGAGGAAACCAAGGGAGTCCAGAAGCCGATCTACTATGTCAGTAAGGCTCTCCAAGGACCAGAGTTGTGATACACCAAGTTTGAGAAGACCGCATTTGCACTTTGGGTGACCGCCAGGAAACTTGCAGCCTACTTTCAAGCTCACACGGTGGTAGTTTTGACCGACCAACCACTTGGAACGATTCTCAGAAATCCCACGTCATCGGGGCGGCTgatcaaatgggccatgatgctTACCCAGTTTGCGGTTGAGTATAAGTCGCTCCCTGCCATCAAATTTAAGCGTTGGCGGACTTCATTGTTGAGTGCACCGCGCAGGACCCGGAGCCCGACCGCCTTGGAGGAACCATGGTGGGAAGCTTCTATTGACGGGTCATCCAGCAAGAAAGGATGCGGAGGAGGAATCGTACTCACATCTCCTGAAGGTTTCAAAATTTATCAAGCTTTGATCTTTAAATTCCGACCCACCAATAACGAAGCAGAGTACGAAGCACTCTTAGGCGGAGTACGGTTGGCCAAGCAAATGAAGGCCGACCGGCTGAGGTTACAGTCGGATTCCCTGTTGGTAATCGGCCAACTGTCCGGAACGATCGAAGCGAAGGAGGAACGCATAATACAATACAAGGACGTTGCCCTGGAGCTGTTACAACAGTTCGACAAATATGAGTTGATCCAAGTGCCTAGAATGGAGAACACGGACGCCGACATGTTTTCCAAATTGACACAAGAGGCCCCTGAGTACGTGTCTAAGATTGTACGGATTGAAGAGATCGGGTCGTCGAGCATTGATGTTATTGAGGTCCGACCGGTCGAGATAAGCGAGCCGGATTGGATGTACGATCTGAAAAATTACATGACCAATGGCCTCCTACCAGAGGACACCACTACGGCGAAGAAGGTCAGACTGAGAGCACCACACTTCCAATTGATCGACGGAAAACTCTATAAGCGGTTATATGGCGGACCGCTCTTAAGGTGCTGACCAACGATGAGGCCAAGATCGTGATTGGAGAAGTTCATGAAGGCATTTGTTCGATCCACCAAGGACTAAGTACGCTGGCACAAAAAATCGTCCTGCTAGGATATTATTGGCCCTCAATCAACTTGGATTGTGAACACTGCGTTCGGCGATGCGCTACTTGTCAAGAATTTCACAAGTTGCCCAGACGACTGGCCACATATTACCAACAGATCAGCGAGGTAATACCCTTTGCAAGATGGGGAGTCGACCTGATCGGAGCATTCCCGATGGCAGCCGGTCGGAAGAAATATGTGATCGTAGCCATTGACTTTTTCACCAAGTGGGTAGAAGCAGAAGCACTAGCAACCATCACTTCGCAGCAGTGCCAAAAGTTTCTCTGGGAAAAGGTAATCACTCGGTTCCGGGTTCCGGTCTACCTAATCACTAACAACGGGATGCAATTTGATAGTCAACCGTTCAAAAGCTTCATGGCCAAACTAGGCATCAGGCACACCCGAGCGGCCGTAACATACCCACAAGCTAACGGACAAGTGGAGAACACCAACCGAACGATCCTAGACGGACTGAAAAAGATATTACAAAGTGCGGGTCGAGGCTGGGTAGAAGAGCTCCCGTATGTTCTTTGGACCTACCGAACCACTCCGCAACGGGCGACCAACGAAACACCTTTCTCGCTGGCCTACGGATTCGAAGCAAGGGTGCCGATTGAAGCGTGGCTCCCTACCGCTCGGGAAAGGAATTACCAACCGGAGGAAAACGACGAGTTGCAAGGTGCAGAGCTCAACTTCATTGATGAGAAAAGGGACACGGCGGCACGAAGAATGATTGAGTACTAGAAGGCGGCTAAAACTTACCATGACGGACGGGTGAAACCACGTTACTTTCAAGTCGGCGACTTGGTGCTCCGACGGAGAGAAGCTAGTAAGCCAACCGAACAAGGAAAATTTGCTAAGAAATGGGAAGGGCCCTACAAAGTCGTGGCAGTAGTCCAACCCGGCACATACAAATTAGAGACCCTCTCCGGTTGACTGATTGACCGAGTGTGGAACTCCGAACATCTCATACAATTCTACAAGTAGTGTAGGGTGACTAGCATGATACTTGTACTCGGATGGTTAAATGGAAATTTTCCTGCTAATATCATTGTAATATTCACCGACCCCGGTCGGATTTGCTTTACGtcgctccaaaaaaaaaaataaaataatagaaaggCCGATCGGCCGAAGTAGGAGCAAGCGTTTTTCCCAGCTCTTTCGTTTGAGGTTTTGCCCGGTGAGTTATCCTGTTCCTACCTACACGATTTGACCGGTCGAGTTGTGACTAAGTTCACTTGATTGTTTCCTAGCCCTTTCGTTTGACGTTCTGCCTAGTGAGTTATCCCGGCCCTACTTGCACGATTTTGACCAGTCGAGTTGTGACTAAGTTCACTTGATTATTTCCTGGCTTTTTCGTTTGAGGTTTTGCCTGGTGGTGTTATCCCGGCCCTACTTGCACGATTTTGACCGGTCGAGTTGTGACTAAGGTCACCTATTGTTTTTCCGACCTGTTtgtttgaggttttttttttttttttttccagttgaGCTATCTCAGCTCTACTTAAACGATCCTGCTCGGTCGGCGTTGTGGTTGAGACCACTTACTGATTTTGGGAACTATCACTTAAGATTTTTTCCAATTGAAATTTTGGCAGGCCGACCGGTACGGTCTTGCCCGATCGACCAAGTCAGTCATATCCGCTGGACACTCATCTTTAGTGGGCAAGTGGAAGTCTTACTCATTGGGTACTCTACACAACTTGAGGATAACTATCACACTTAAAACTGTCATCTTTTTGCAATCCATTTGCTGTATGTTTGTAGGGCAGGTATCAATACGACTGGAGTGGAGGACACCCAGTCGATCGTATAAAAAACATGaagattaaaaattaaaggaagACTACATGAAGCAGggaaataaagaaatattttaagcAAAATAGCAAGTCTGACCGACACAAGAACGGGGTCGGTCTCCCGGGTACTAGTAGTTAATgtctggaagaaaaggaaaacaagctaaGAAGTGTCCATCAGAAAGTTAAGGGACATGACTCCGGGAGTCAGCAGTATGCGAGTCGGACGGATCTACAGGAGGATCACTAAAAGGCTCCGGAGGAATCTGCTCAGGTAGTAATGCACTGACCTGCTCCCAGTCCTCAATACCATCTGCAAGTGCTTGGTGAATAGACTCCTGCATAACATATTTCCCTCGATGGTAACCCTAAGCAGTCACCCGGCATAGCGCCTGCAGACCTACGGGAGCCTGATGCAGTGCATGAAGTAGAGGGGCAACAACATCATCGGACGAGCAGAAAGACTTGACCAGGGCAGGTAGATTGGTCGGTCGGGATGGGTAGAGCACGGCGGCGTCCCGAAAGAATTGATCAAAGCCGGGGTATCGATTCAAGGAGTCGATATGAGCCTCCAGGTGCTTCACTTTCTCCTTAAGTTCCCTTATTTCTTGATCACGATGTGAAACATCGACCGTCGCCCGGACAAACAACTCGGCAGCCCCACTGGCAGCCTGACATGGGCGCATATAGATATGGTAAAAAGCAATCaactaaaaacaaagaaaatggaAGGAGCGAGTGGCAGTTAATAAACGGAGCAAGTACCTACGATATGTGATGGGCAATTTGCCCCGCTACGTAGTCGGTCTTCTCATTGACAAAGGCTGCGGGTGGAGAACTCATCTGGAAAAGCATATTGAATATCTCTGGTAAACTAAAAGCTCCGTGAGCAAGTGCATCAACAAGTCCAGGTTTCTCCCCAGTCAGCCGGGCCCTCTTAGAGTCACCAGCATGAACATCCTTAGGTGGGTCGGTCTCCGCCACCTCCATGGGTGCTTCCCAGTCGACTTAGTCTGGTCGGGGGCAACAAAGGAATCTGATGGCTGAGATTCGAGAGGTGGTTAACCAGCAGTGTGTCGGTCTGCGGAGGAAGTTGTCGATTTCCTCTTGATAACAACCTTCAGACTTCTTGAGGTTTGACCGCCAGACGAAGTCTTCCCACCTAGCCCGGCTAGCTTATTCAAGTTGTCGTCAAACTCCATTATTTGTGGACTTGCACAACAAGCAAAAGAGTTAGAAATTACAAGAAGACGAGTCATGATATTTCGATCAACCGACCGACCGACCCACCGCCTGCAACAGTCTGACCAGAGGACCCGTAGATCGGAGGAGGAAATCGCGCATCTGCAAAGGCCTTTGGAGAATGGTAGGGCCCCCAAGAATAGGATTCTGTTGAAATCTTATCGACATCAGCACGGATCTCCGGGGTCTCAGATGGTGGCGTGCACTTACGCAACCGAGTATACCACTTGTTTTTAAAAGGCGAAATCTTATCCAACCAGTCCGTGACACTGGATCATGACGAAACAGCCGCTACAACTTTTTCCCATGGCCTTCACCACATGGATAAAATTGAATAGATTAATCGTACAAGGAACCTGATGGCGCTTGCAAATCTGGGGGAAGCACGCGAGTATTCGATGGCCATTTGGCGCTATCTGGCCCGAGACTATATTATAGTACTTCACAAAGTCAACCAAGAAAGGGTCAAGCGGGAATCGCAGATCGGCCTTCAATGAGTCAAAGTGAACACCTATCCATCTCCTGCTGTGGCAATAAACAATGCTGGCCAAGTTCCTATCCACTTTATAGTTAACCTCTGTTCCAAGAAGCTCTGCGACCTGCTTCTCCTCTCTAATAGTTATTTCGGTCGGGGTGTCATCAGTGTCTAACTCAACGTCATTACCACCCGTCGTTTTCGGCTCGCTGGTGGGTTTGCCTTTGGGTCTAGAAGAGCTCCCTTCCCCCTGGTGCACTTTTCCCATTTTCTTTGGCAGGGGCTTTAACGAAGTGGATTGAATAGGGGCAGTAGGACAGGCCTTGGCCGGTCTCCCTCCGACCGGTCGGGCGTCAACAACTTCCACGTCGTCGGTGTGACCGGGTGACGACCCACCAGACTCACTAATCACCTCATCATCATATTGATCGTCGTAGTCCCGAGCGGAGTTGTTTTCGCTATCATCTGAAGACATGCTGCACATGCAAAGAACATGCAAGAAGTTAACGAGTGGAAATCAAAGGATAAACATGACAAAATCAGCGGAAAGCGGAGCAAGGCCCAATGACTGGCCGGCCGGTCGGTCTTGGTGACCGGTCGATCAATGGAGCAAGAgtccaacaacaacaaaaccaaTATTAGCAAACAAAGAAGGCGGTGTGTTTATATAAGTAACCAACCGGTTGGCCCGACAGTTTGACTGGTCGACCGGCACATCAAGTGAGCAACTACAACATCAATTGATTGGCAACGgatcaacaacaacaaacaaagAGAAGGTAGCAAtcggcaaaaaaaaaaagcaaaaaaataaaaaaatataagtatATGTTTTTTGGCCGACTGGCCAATTTTTGGCCGGTCGgccaaaatcatatatattgttGTGATTTTGGTCAACCGACTGGCAGTCGGTCGACCAAAAACACagcatatattttttaaaaaataataataatatatatgatgatgataGCGAAGCAGCGAACAACAATGTACATACATATTACGTTCTAAAAGAAAAAGGGGCATGCATGGTGGCAGTACAGTACACAACAACAAAGaaaatcacaaatatatatgtacacatttTTTAATGTACATGGTGGCAAATAGAAAATTAATAGGCATGCATATGTATTTAGAGAAGAAAGAAGCTTTGTAATtgtagaagaaaaaagaaaagggaagaaAAACGTACGTGTTGATCTCGTGAAAAGCAGATGATCGGGGCGGTTGTTCGACGTGTGTGACAAAGCAGTAAGGAGAGAAGGAAAACAATTATTGCAAGTGTTGCTTGGAGACTCGGGTTTCGGTCTGATGAGTATAAATGTGAGTGTGAATATGGGTGTAGAATGTCAtttcgctgaggattggggctatggcacggaattgtgtgaattaagtgaactaggcactagagtatgtgaattaactagaatccaagtaactaataactgaatgatgaatttgaaagaaataaatttgcTAAAGAATTAACTGATTAATAAAGGAATGGGTTAGATTAGGGGTATTGttatcttgatgttctaacaatctcagaattagggaaagaaggaTTAAtcctagggatttatgggcaatgcacacaataattcaattcagctactttcgtaatcaataaacagaattaggctaagattgccccactttcgtgatgcatcaatcatagttttaagcacctaagcattgtaagcccccaaattacccctattctcatagtaggaaaaattaggttgaaattggtaaggctcgaggtctctatccaactttcgttgcaatgaatccctctcctaaacaagcaattaattgtggccatcaatcaataacaagtagaaattaatccccaattcaacataaaccctaggtaaatgattcaatccctttatgcaataatcacaacttgaacatcaagattaacaataaatccctaatccaaacccataagcgaactATTCATGCATGATTGAagtaaataaaacaaagcaataattaaataCTGAAATCATAGCAGCAAAACTAAAGAATAAAAGagaaaactttactaacaattcttgagagtaattccaatccaaaaCAATGATTCAAAGCTCGTAACCGAATTCAAGGATGTAATTCTGCTCTATTCtctgctatggaaaactctaaagaaagGGGAAATTGTAttgaactaaactagggctcggaatgACCCAAAATATAGAATAAATGCGAAATAAATACAGCAGCCGGGTCACGACCACCATCACGACCGGGATCGGGGCCGTGAGGTGCCGTGGTCAGCTGCTATCCGCGGTGGGGCTCACGGCCGCCATCACGGTTGGGAGGCTGGCCGTGAGGCGGCCTCCTGGtcctcttctgactcctttcgtgctccgttgctcctttccgtccctgggtagattccttatgtctcgaaaCTCGTCCAAGATGactgaaaatccttcctttgctcctcatttgtgaataaactaagattgatcaaatgtaacacacaaacgagccttaaaGGTATCAAGGTGAAGGAAATAAGCAACATAACTGACTGGATCATGGGACAAATAAtggtataaaatcatgtgtatcacGGTCGGGGCAAGAcaaggaaagaagaaaaataaaacaaagcaagagcaaaaaaggaaacaaaaagaaaaaggaaagggAAGGAGATTTTTTACCTTACAAGTTGAAGACAATTTTAGAAGATGCAGGGTGGCCAAAGAAGACTGaagtgcaaataaaaaaatctaagaaAACTATTTATAGGAGGCTAATGGGCTCAGAAGTTGAAGGGTTGGCCCGATTACGTGGAAGGCCCAGATCGCGCCGCGTGTCACTCCAACAAATATACGCCGTCCgatcaaattttttttcaacatgCTGATTAAAGGCCGGAATTACCAGCTGTAGGGCGACCGACCGGGAAGACTAATGTTAGACTGACCGAGTGAAATTTTGTTCGTGACAAGTTGATTGGAacaaattacaaagaaattatTCTCACTTCTCGAAACCAACGATTCTCgtggattcaagaagtgggggactcgtgatgggtaaatacgcaaaAAAAACTGATCCGTATAGCCGGTCCGTCAAAAAGTCATCCGATCGGTCCGTCAAAGTCATCAACCCGACTGGAATAAATCACTTATGATCAACCGGTCTGCTTGTACCGATACGCCTCGTGACAAAATGCTCTTGGATCACCCTTGGAGTTGCCCCGACAGAAACACACCTGACTGATCTACCGAAGGATGACCGGTCGGTCAACAAAGTGACTCAACCTGCAAGCCAAAACCTTATCTTACACAACAAGTAAAGCAGTCCAACTTGCGCTTACAGGGCGGCGAGTGACAACTTGCGGCTTTGCAACCTCGACTAGTCAAC
This portion of the Ipomoea triloba cultivar NCNSP0323 chromosome 5, ASM357664v1 genome encodes:
- the LOC116020154 gene encoding uncharacterized protein LOC116020154, which translates into the protein MEDQAAIHALLTLLRSGPLYYDLVVHPPKTYKEAITRARHHADAIKANMANTREEQPIGRDKGHDPRRDRQRFKQRARQEDGPRFTPLTKPLVEVLQYAEQCNLVHPPDPVPEGPDKNKYCVFHKTKGHETAECIALRLVIEQLIQNGELEQFVKKDERDKGKFKKNVWKRNPKGQSNAPGLHGLSDDKAAGKKPVIHVIYGGPEGGDSSRQRKQWARNLYVGSVHSEPREKKKRVELIFFTDEDLPIHGEAHNDSLVITMDINGTNVQRILVDTGSSVNILYFDVFTQLGLSTDQLTPIWTPLSGFTGDSIEAEGVISLNVELRTQPNVLMTTMEFVVVKLKCIHNAILGRPGISQAAAVISMNHLCMKLHTPNGIGVVRGDQRAARQCYVHAVKQSDREDARIHTISQQVDQGEVKEKPQPASKVEEIMLNPSRPERVVKIDRNLLAGLREDIIKVLQKFKNIFA